In the genome of Fulvivirga maritima, one region contains:
- a CDS encoding TonB-dependent receptor, whose translation MFFSQNSSKGSIHGHVTTANDPLPGVAVVIKNSNKGTITDIDGNYALKNINAGSYTLLISFMGYKAQEKPLEIKAGSNQEINISLEEETLEMDELEIVGKSITQEVTEQAYSISTISTKNLQNTTADAKDVLNRLPGVRVLEEGGLGSSLSFSLNGFSGDQVKFFLDGIPMNNFGSSLSLSSIPVNAIERIEVYKGVVPVWLGTDALGGAINIITKQNSNFLDASYSFGSFNTHRVSINGAHTNKKTGFTARGSLIYNYSDNDYEVNVPITDANGNVLYRTNTKRFHDAYESATAKIEAGVVNKKYADQLLLGVIVSGDDKEIQNGAIMAQPFGAITRDSKSIIPTLKYNKENIFIPKLNLSLNSSFNFTETNNIDTLSGVYYNWLGETIPRGQPAENGQANDLEFKIREFTNQLNLGYAITNKHSLALNYAFQNYHRESYDYEHPNDPSNDLPGILNKHVLGMAYKFQPNKKWSTTLFGKGYFLNLETNQQSTSTGNEETTSIYKASSETFGYGLATSYFLLPQLQLKASYEKSYRLPSANEVFGDGNFVSANSDLQPEESSNLNVGANLGLHIGKDHHITVESNFVYRNADNLIYQVVTVSSPETNYSNLAKIRTLGVEGSIDYQWKNLLNLGASITYQNITDQADRVYNDYSGWQTNFNKGYRLPNTPYLFGNARAVFTPSALLDMNNTLRISYFYNFNKEYFLSWAKYGSADSKTVIPAQSSHNVELAYSLKDETYNISLECRNLTDARLYDKYYLQKPGRAFYIKLRYAIGR comes from the coding sequence CTGTTTTTTTCACAAAACAGTTCTAAAGGATCTATTCACGGCCATGTAACTACTGCTAATGATCCATTACCTGGAGTAGCCGTAGTCATAAAAAACTCTAACAAGGGAACCATTACAGATATTGATGGCAATTATGCGTTAAAGAACATCAATGCAGGCTCGTACACTTTGCTCATAAGCTTTATGGGATATAAGGCTCAGGAGAAGCCATTAGAGATAAAAGCTGGTTCCAATCAGGAAATCAACATTTCTTTAGAAGAAGAAACTTTAGAAATGGATGAGCTTGAAATAGTAGGCAAATCCATTACTCAGGAAGTGACAGAGCAGGCTTATAGCATATCTACCATTTCCACCAAAAATCTACAAAACACCACCGCTGATGCCAAAGATGTTCTTAACAGACTCCCCGGAGTAAGGGTTTTAGAAGAAGGAGGACTAGGATCTTCTCTCAGCTTTTCATTGAACGGTTTCTCCGGAGATCAGGTAAAGTTTTTCTTAGATGGTATACCCATGAATAACTTTGGATCTTCTTTAAGCTTAAGCAGCATACCTGTTAATGCCATAGAAAGAATAGAAGTCTATAAAGGAGTTGTGCCTGTGTGGCTAGGTACTGATGCTCTCGGCGGTGCTATTAATATTATCACTAAGCAAAACAGTAATTTTCTTGATGCCTCATATTCGTTCGGCTCATTTAATACACACAGAGTAAGCATTAACGGAGCGCATACTAATAAAAAAACAGGATTTACCGCCAGAGGTAGCCTTATCTATAATTACTCTGATAATGATTATGAAGTGAATGTGCCAATTACTGATGCTAACGGAAATGTGCTTTACCGAACCAACACCAAGCGCTTTCATGATGCCTATGAATCAGCCACCGCAAAAATTGAAGCAGGGGTAGTTAATAAAAAATATGCTGATCAACTTCTGTTAGGGGTAATTGTATCTGGTGATGATAAAGAAATTCAAAATGGAGCTATTATGGCTCAGCCCTTTGGAGCGATAACAAGAGATAGTAAATCAATTATACCGACACTCAAATACAACAAAGAAAATATTTTCATTCCCAAGTTAAACTTAAGTCTAAACAGTTCTTTCAACTTCACAGAAACCAATAATATAGATACCCTAAGCGGAGTATATTATAACTGGTTAGGAGAAACCATTCCCCGAGGTCAGCCTGCAGAAAACGGTCAGGCCAATGATCTGGAGTTTAAAATTCGCGAATTTACCAACCAGCTCAACCTGGGGTATGCTATTACCAATAAGCACTCTTTAGCTCTTAACTATGCCTTTCAAAACTATCACAGAGAAAGCTATGATTATGAGCACCCAAATGATCCATCTAACGACCTTCCCGGCATCTTGAATAAACATGTACTGGGCATGGCTTATAAATTTCAACCTAACAAAAAGTGGAGTACCACCCTATTTGGTAAAGGCTACTTTCTAAATCTGGAAACTAATCAGCAATCAACGTCTACAGGTAATGAAGAAACTACTAGCATATATAAAGCTAGTTCAGAGACATTTGGCTACGGCTTAGCCACTTCTTACTTCCTGCTTCCTCAACTTCAGTTAAAGGCTTCTTATGAAAAGTCTTATAGATTGCCTTCAGCTAATGAAGTATTTGGTGATGGTAATTTCGTTTCAGCTAATTCAGATCTGCAACCAGAAGAAAGTAGTAATCTTAATGTGGGCGCCAACTTGGGTTTGCATATAGGAAAAGATCACCATATTACTGTGGAAAGTAACTTCGTTTACAGAAATGCTGACAATCTAATTTATCAGGTAGTAACGGTTTCAAGTCCTGAAACAAACTACAGTAACCTGGCCAAAATAAGAACGCTGGGTGTGGAAGGGTCTATAGATTATCAATGGAAAAATTTATTGAATCTTGGCGCCAGCATTACTTATCAAAACATTACAGACCAGGCAGACCGGGTTTATAATGACTATTCAGGATGGCAAACCAATTTCAATAAAGGATACAGACTACCAAATACTCCTTATTTATTCGGAAATGCCAGAGCGGTTTTTACCCCTTCTGCTTTACTTGACATGAATAACACTCTTCGCATCAGCTATTTCTACAATTTTAATAAAGAATACTTTTTAAGCTGGGCTAAATATGGATCTGCTGATAGCAAAACGGTAATTCCTGCACAGTCATCTCACAACGTAGAATTAGCCTACAGCCTTAAGGATGAAACTTACAATATAAGCTTGGAGTGCAGAAATCTGACAGATGCCAGACTTTATGACAAATACTATTTGCAGAAACCTGGTAGAGCTTTTTACATTAAGCTTAGATACGCAATCGGACGATAA